From Punica granatum isolate Tunisia-2019 chromosome 1, ASM765513v2, whole genome shotgun sequence:
TCCGACAGCTCTGTGTCGTGTCTCGGGACATCTTCCTCAGACAGCCCAATCTCTTGGAGCTCGAAGCCCCTGTCAAGATCTGCGGTATTCCTTTCTCGTTTTTTCAGCTTTTCCTGTTGTGGATTTTTATAAATAGTTCAAATGAACGTTCATGGAGTTGTGTTACGGCCTCCTGACACTCTCTTCACCTGTGACTTATACCGAACATAGACAAACCAGACAAGTAAAGAGGAATTCGGAGTACCGGGGCTCAAACTTAGAACATGGACAGCGAGTAACTCATTTTATAGAACATTTAAAGTTTGTTCCTACAGTGCATCGTCAATTATGTGACATCCTGCCCACAACGTGTAAGTTCAGACGCTCTGCCCATGCAGACCGAACTTGGAATTACATGGAATGGGAATAGAATGAACAGCTACACACTAGCAGCAAAACTACTGAGACCGAAAATCAAACCTAGCTAGCGTACCATGTTAACAGGCGGATCCTGGTCCCCTGTTGTGCATCATGAACTACGGATGTTACGGCTAAGGGCCCAAATTAAATCCGAAACTCATCTGACAGACCCCTGATGTTTTTCCATGTTAAAAAGTTAAAACGACTGAAGCTATATTAAGGTAACTCTCAAAAGATGAAATCGTATGCTCCGTGGGACAAATTCCACCTCGGTAAGTCTCATTATCGAACTGTATCTGTTTGATCAGGTCTCTCAATGGCACTTAATTACTGTTGTCTGATGAAATGTTACTGCTTTTTCGAGTGCTATTTTAATATGATCTGATTAGATGATAAAATCAATGTCTCTCCGTGACGAAACTCAACAGTGTACCGTTTCGGTGAAATAGCTTATTATGTGAGTGCTCATGTTTCTTTCTGCTCCGCAGGAGATATTCACGGGCAATACTGTGACCTGCTAAGGCTCTTCGAATATGGCGGGTTCCCGCCTCGCTCCAACTACCTATTCCTTGGAGACTATGTAGACCGAGGAAAGCAAAGCCTTGAGACGATATGCCTCCTACTTGCATACAAAATCAAGTATCCCGGGaacttcttccttcttcgGGGCAACCACGAGTGTGCCTCCGTGAACCGAATCTACGGGTTCTATGATGACTGCAAGCGGAGATACAGTGTCCGCCTGTGGAAGATATTCACCGACTGCTTCAACTGCCTCCCCGTGGCCGCACTCATCGATGATAAGATCCTCTGCATGCACGGTGGGCTCTCGCCTGAGCTCCGAAGCTTGAACCAGATAAGGAACTTGAGACGCCCTACTGATGTTCCGGAGAGCGGGTTGCTCTGCGACCTCTTGTGGTCAGATCCTAGTAATGATATCGAGGGGTGGGGTCCGAATGAGAGAGGAGTTTCCTGTACATTCGGGCCCGACCGTGTCAGAGCATTTCTCAGAGAGTTTGATCTCGATCTAATCTGTCGAGCCCATCAGGTTCGGGATTCGTCAATCCGGATTATCCTTTTTCCATTCATGGGTCCAACTATTGTCGTATTAGCAAAGATGCCTCAGCTATAAGCAACATCGCTAACGGGCAACAGTTCTAATTCAAGATTTAGTTTGCCACAACACATCAGGAATAAATCCTTAGCTCATCGACTTTACTGATCGGTGGTGAAATTGACTGttattttttcaatactaaTGAATAGAATGTGTTTCTTGCAGGTCGTGGAGGATGGATATGAGTTCTTTGCCAACAGGAAACTCGTAACCGTATTTTCTGCACCGAATTACTGCGGCGAGTTCGATAATGCTGGTGCTATGATGAGCATTGGCGAGAATCTCGTGTGCTCTTTCCAAATACTGAAGCCTGCAGAAAAGAAGTCCAAGTTCAGCTTTGTCGGCTCAGCAACTGCTAAGATCATTGCGCCACCAAATAAAGTCAAGGTTAGTTAACTTGAAACTGCGAAGTCTGTTCTGCCATCGTAATGAATGGTATTATTCACTATTTACTATCAGACGGGAACGGCGGACACCGGATCCCAGACAATCCATTCCTCAGATTAAGACCGCATGTGCTTCTGATGCCATAACTCAGCTTATCCAGTGTTCTGGTAAATAAGAAGAGATTATGTGTTTGATTTGTCCATGATGAAGAGAATGATTAGCAACTAAGAAATGGAAATTGCTGAAAGTTTTTTACGGTTCCTGTGCAGTCGTTTTTCGACGGAATGTACAAGAAATCTGATCCAGTGAGATCAGCATGAAGTGAAGATATTCAGTTTCAGATTCTCAGTTTCTCCGGAAAACGTTGAGCCACTGCTTAATAAATCTGATTGTTTAGCCTTTTGCATCTGTAATTTCAGTATTGAGTATAATGTTGTGGAGATTAAATAATCTTACTGTACTGTTGTACTCCTCATCAAAATAATTGCAAAtacaaaaacagaaaagggTCTTGCCTTGCTTGCTCAAAAGCTTACTAAATTAGCTGCTAaactttttactgcttttcagtAATTGCTACagaaaaagagggaaaaatgAGAATCACAGTATTCACAGCTGACAGAGTATTCAAAAACCATTGCATCACCATTCCAAGGATTTTCCGAGACAGTCCTACAATCCGATTCAATCTCTTGACTTAAATGGCAAATCCAACCGAGACTGGAATTCCACAAGCAGTATCTGTGTGCCTCCAGGAGATAAGACCAACAATTTAGCAGAGTTTACATCTATGACAGGTCAAATTTATCGGTTTCTCATCTTCATGACCTTGCCCCTCGAGGCCTTCTTCTCCATCTTCTCTCGCTTCTTACGAGTCTTCTCATCCTCCAAATTGCCCTAAATTACCAAAGTGGTTAATATCTAGATGGACTAATCAAGTCCATCAAAATATACTTTGGCTAGAAGATAGAAACTAtcagaaagaaaattaaatcaCCTCAGAAGCTCCGGGTAAGATTCCCTTGATGAAGTTAAATGATTTATATGCTCCAAATGCGGGAATCTAcaaagaaatcaataaaatttaggCCCCAAGCCAACTCATTATTATTTCCATCAAAATACTTCATGGATTAGATAGAACATGCCGCAAtacaaatcaataaaaaagCTAAGTAGAACTGATCTTGGGAGAACTATTAAAAGAAAACTCcctgaaaatttcaaaacaaacCAATCAATTTCGCATTCCTCATTGCAATAGAAGTAGAGGGTAGTTTCAAGAATTTGGCCCAAGGGGCCATTTCAAAATTCCTCTTATATTCTCATTGGTACCATACCCACTGccccaatatatatatctgtaaaTTTTCACCTCCATGTCATGTTGGTTCCGCCTTGATCTCTTCAAATTCAGTTTGGAATGTTATCTTATGAACGATCAGTGGAAGCCCTTGCACAAAGTTCACTTCTGCCCAtctcttttttaatattcacAAAGCTTATCGAATGAAAAGCCACAATGGATGACAGCA
This genomic window contains:
- the LOC116215190 gene encoding serine/threonine-protein phosphatase PP1 isozyme 3-like isoform X1 is translated as MEKSVLDSIINRLLEVRSSPGKQVQLPEEQIRQLCVVSRDIFLRQPNLLELEAPVKICGDIHGQYCDLLRLFEYGGFPPRSNYLFLGDYVDRGKQSLETICLLLAYKIKYPGNFFLLRGNHECASVNRIYGFYDDCKRRYSVRLWKIFTDCFNCLPVAALIDDKILCMHGGLSPELRSLNQIRNLRRPTDVPESGLLCDLLWSDPSNDIEGWGPNERGVSCTFGPDRVRAFLREFDLDLICRAHQVVEDGYEFFANRKLVTVFSAPNYCGEFDNAGAMMSIGENLVCSFQILKPAEKKSKFSFVGSATAKIIAPPNKVKTGTADTGSQTIHSSD
- the LOC116215190 gene encoding serine/threonine-protein phosphatase PP1 isozyme 3-like isoform X2 codes for the protein MLPPLALHKDFWASGGLCRTERWTMEKSVLDSIINRLLEVRSSPGKQVQLPEEQIRQLCVVSRDIFLRQPNLLELEAPVKICGDIHGQYCDLLRLFEYGGFPPRSNYLFLGDYVDRGKQSLETICLLLAYKIKYPGNFFLLRGNHECASVNRIYGFYDDCKRRYSVRLWKIFTDCFNCLPVAALIDDKILCMHGGLSPELRSLNQIRNLRRPTDVPESGLLCDLLWSDPSNDIEGWGPNERGVSCTFGPDRVRAFLREFDLDLICRAHQVVEDGYEFFANRKLVTVFSAPNYCGEFDNAGAMMSIGENLVCSFQILKPAEKKSKFSFVGSATAKIIAPPNKVKSFFDGMYKKSDPVRSA